GAGTCAGCAACTCGTCGATGAACCCGGCGAGCAACAAGCGCGGCGCCCAGTAGGCGCCGGCGGCGACGGCGCGCAAAGCCCGCGCCAGATCGCGGCCGAGCACGTCATAGCTGACGAGGCCGCGCACCCCTTCCCGTAACAAGGTGAACGCCCGATTCCGGTCGAAGGCCTCGGCGACGGCCACAACCCGAGGCTGCACGGGGAGCCGTACCAGCACGCGCTCCAGCAACTCAGGGTTATGGGCATCAATCGCCCATGCAGCCGAGGGCAGCAGCTTCAGCCGCTCGACCTGGCCGGCATCCGGCAACAGGAACGCATGCACCACAAACTCCCGCTGCGGGAGCTGCAGGCGCATGCGTTCCAGCATGACGGGATGGGCGGCAACGAGGGAAACTTCCATGCGGCGAACGGACAATCCGCTGCACGCCGCGTTCCAAAGCGGAAGGACGGCGGAATAGTGCAAAAGCTTGCAGCAAAACGACACTGCTCGCGGCAACTTGGAGACGCCATGAGCACCTGCGGGCGTCCGTTGCCGGGGAGTGAAGCCCAGCCACAGCCCGACCAGCGCCGGGGCCCCCAAGCCGCACGCGGCTTGGGGTGGCAGCGGGAGGGCGGCTCCAGCAAGAGGTGGCTGTGCCACACGCCTCAGGCGGCACGGAGATGTGAGCTGAGGTGGTCGGTAAACCAGGTGGCGGCGAGGCGGGCGACTTCGTCGAGGGCGCCGGATTCTTCGAACAGGTGCGAGGCGCTGGGAACGATGACCAGCTTCTTGACGGGCGCGGCGCAGCGGGCAAGCGCGTCCTGATTGAGAGCGATGCCCTCGGTGTCGCGGCCGCCGACGATGAACAGCGTAGCAGCACGGACCGAGCCCAGCGCCGGACCGGCCAGATCGGGGCGTCCGCCGCGCGAGACGATGGTGGTGACGCGGGGCTCACCGGCGGCCGCCATCAGCGCGGCCGCGGCACCGGTGCTGGCGCCGAAGTAGCCAAAGTCGAGCTGCTCGAGTTCGGCCTGCTGCGCCGCCCATCGTGTGGCGTGGCGGAGCCTACCGGCGAGCAGCGGTATATCAAAGCGGAAGCCCGCGGTCGCATGGTCGAGCACTTCTTCTTCGGGCGAGAGCAGGTCAAACAATAGCGTGCCCAGCCCGGCTCCGTGCAGCCGCTCCGCCACGCGGCGGTTGCGCGGACTGTGGCGGCTGCTGCCGCTGCCGTGCGCGAACAGCACCAGGCCCCGTGCGCCCGCGGGCAGCCCCAGCGTGCCCTCCAGATCGACGCCTCCAGTGCGAATCGTGACTGCCCGCGCCCGCGCCGCATTTTGCGCGTAAGCGGCATCGGCTTCGGCCAGCGCCTGCACCACCGCCTCATCGGTAATCTGGCGGAAATCCTGATAGACCTGCCCAACCGCATAGTAATCGTATGGCGCCGAAAGGCAAACCATGTCATCGGCAGCAAAGCGCGCCGCGTCGCAGGCGTCGGGTGGCGCGACCGGCACCGCGATCACAAGCTGCCGCGGGTTGCGCGGCCGCAACACGCGAATGGCGGCGCGCATGTCGGCCCCCGTGGCGATACCGTCATCCACCACAATCACGGGCTTGCCGGCAATGTCGCGCGCTGGACGGCCCTGCCGGTACAACTGCTCGCGCCGTTTCACTTCCGCACGTGCCATCTCGATGACTCGCTGCACGGCAGCATCGGAGAGACCGAGCTTCTGCATGATTTCGCTGTCGAGCACAGGTGAGCCTGCGGCCGCAATGGCTCCAAAGGCCAGCTCCTCATGGCCGGGCACACCCAGTTTGCGCAGAATCACCACGTCGAGCGGCCAACCCAGCACCTTCGCTACCTCGCCGGCCACAATCACGCCACCACGCGGAATGGCAAACACCACGCCTTCCGGCCCCTGGGCAAAACGGGCCAACCGGCGCGCAAGCTGCTGGCCGGCATCCTGGCGATCGCGGAACACAGACACCCCCCTCCAACTTTAGATGCTCCCTTGCGGCCGGACTGCGGCAGCGAAGCGGAGAGTGCCTTACTTGGCGCCGGGCGGAGTGCGGAAGGCCACGTTGACCCAGTTCCAGGTGTTGATGGCAACGATGGCCATGGTGAGCGCGATGAGTTCCTGCTCGTTACGCGGCAACTTGGAGACGCCATGAGCACCTGCGGGCGTCCGTTGCCGGGGAGTGAAGCCCAGCCACAGCCCGACCAGCGCCGGGGCCCCCAAGCCGCAGGCGGCTTGGGGTGGCAGTGGGAGGGCGGCTCCAGCAAGAGGTGGCTGTGCCACGAACTCGCGCCGGGCCTCTTCGTACACGGCCTCGGGAACGTGGTCGACGGCGACCAGCGTCAGCGCCTCGGTCCAGGTGAGAGCGGCGTGCTCGCGCGGCGGGCATCGGGTGAAGCAGCGCGGTAATCAATGCGAACGGGCACAGCCAGCTCCCTCAGGCGTCGAAGTCGGTGCCGCAGGCGCCACCGCCACAACAGCCGCCCTCGTCACCGCCGCCGCAACATCCGTCTGCAAACGCGGGCTCGCTGGCGCGACCGCTGGTCGAGACGGCGACCCGCGAATACCAGACGCGTTCGACTTTTTGCGAGCCGCAGCCGCAGGTCGGCGTCTGCTCGCCGCCCCAGCTCAGACGTTCGAATTGCTGGCCGCACTGCTGGCAACGATATTCAAAGATCGGCATACGCCTATTTTATCGCCGGCAAACCGGCGGCGCGGAGCAGCGGGTTGAGCTTCGCCAGATCGGCGGCGCGGGTCGATTTCCAGGCGGCAAGCTGTGGCTCCAGTAGGTTGTGCTCCTGCTGATAGACGGCCACATCCTGGCTGGTGGGCGCTGCGTCGGCGGAGTCAACGCTGGTGGTCAGCGCGCCGAGCGTGCCATTGATCAGCGCCATGCCGCCGCCGGCCGCGCCCGAACCGAAGAGGTCGGAGGCGCCGCCGGCCACCTTCGTTGCGGCCGCGGCGAGCTGGCGGGCAGCGGCGAGCGCGACAGCGTGGCCGGCGAGTCTCGACTCCAGGGCATGAAGATGCGCGGCCAGACGTCCGGCGTCCTGATAGACGGCCATGCTCGCGGCGAGATCGGCGCGAATCTTCATTTCCAGATCCATCTGCGCCTCCAGCTCCGCGCGCGGCACATGCACGCGCGGGTCCTGTCTAACGTCGAGCGGCGCGGAGTAGCTGCGGCCATCGACGGTCAGGCTCACTTCGTACTGGCCGGGCAGGACCATGGGGCCTTGCGGCAGCCGGAACGACGCGCCCGGACTAGCGGCGATGGAGTAGTTGGTGTCGCGGCCAAGCGCTTCCGGCGGCGGATAGCGCAGGTCCCACACCCAGCGGTGCATGCCCGCTGTCGCGGGCAGTGCGCGCGGCGGCGTCTCCCAGTAGGCGGCGGCCTGCGGCGGCGTTGCCGGCGGCTTGGGCGTGGCTTCGGTGCTCGAGTACTCGCGGATGAGCTGCCCGGAAGACGTGCGGAGGCTCAGCGTGACGCGGCCGGAAGCCGCGGCGGGCAGGTAGTAATCAAGGATGGCGCCGGCGGGAGGGTTCTCGCCCGTGGGCGTCGAGCGCGGTAGCGGCGTGTCGGCGTTCACGTCGGCGCGTACGCGGATGGCAGTTGCAGGCTGAAAGAGCGTAACCGCACTGGTAGATGCGCGGCCCGAGGCGATCTGTTCGAGCGGCGTAATGTCGTCCAGCACCCAGAAGGCGCGGCCGTGCGTGGCCACAACCAGATCGTTGTCGCGGATGGCGAGATCGCGGACGGACGCGTCCGGCAGATTGAGCTGCAGCGGCTGCCAATCCCTGCCGTTGTTGAACGAGACGTAGACGCCGCGCTCGGTACCGGCAAACAGCAGCCCTGGGTGTTGCGGGTCTTCGCGCACGGCATGCACGTAGGCGCGCGGCGCAATGCCGGCGTCAATCTGCGTCCAGCTTTGGCCGAAATCGGTGGTGCGGTAAATGTGCGGCCGGAAGTCGTTGATGCGATGGCTGTCGACCGCGGCCCAGGCGGTGCCGGGCAGGCTGTGCGAAGCCTCGATCAGGCTGATCTTGCTCCAGACAGGCAGGCCCCTGGGCGTCACGTTGGACCAGTGCGCGCCGGCGTCCTGCGTCAGCCAGATGAGGCCGTCGTCGGTGCCCGCCCAGATCTCGCCGTTCTTCACCGGCGAGGGCGCGATGGTATAGATGACGCCGCGGTTTTCGCCCTTCACGAAACGCTCGGCTTCGGCGGGATCGGTGGGCTTAGGCTCGGCATTTTGGTAGAGCGTCAAGTCAGGGCTGATACGCTTCCAGCTCTTGCCCGCGCTGCCTTGGTCATCGACGGTGGTTTCGAGCAGATACTGCGTTCCCGCGTAGAGCGTGTGCGGGTTAGTGGCGGAGAAGAGGATGGGGAAGGTCCAGGTAGTGCGGTAAGTGCCGTTGCCGGGCCAGGGCGTGATGTTTTCCACCTGGCCGGTGACGCTGTCGAAGCGCGTGATCACCCCGCCATAGCTGCCGGCAAAGATGATTTTGGGATCGAGCGGATCGGGGGCGACATAACCGCTTTCGCCGCCGCCGATGGGATGCCAGTCGCGGAAGCTGATGCGGCCCCAATTGCTGCGGCTGACGATGCCTGCGGTGCCGGAATCCTGCTGCGCGCCGTAGATCCAGTAGGGCCACTGGTTATCGGTAATGACGTGATAGAACTGGCCGATGGGCTGGTTGAACCAGCTCGACCACGCCTGGCCACCGTTAAGGGTAATGACGGCGCCCTGATCCACGCCGAGGATCATGTGGTGCGTGTTGCTGGGGTCGATCCAGAGGGTGTGGTAGTCGTCGCCGCCGGGCGCGCCTTTGAGGGCGGTGAAGCTTTCCCCGCCATTGTCGGAGTGGTAAAAAGCCACGTCGCAGATGTAGACCTCATCGCGGCTGGCGGGCGAAGCGTAAACGCCGGAAAAATACCAGGAGCGGCTGTCGATGCGCGCATCGGCGCTGACACGCTTCCAGGTGGCGCCGCTGTCGTCGGAGCGGTACAAACCGCCTTGCTTGGCGCTGATCAGTGCGTACACGCGCCGGCCGCCATCGTGATAGGCAACCGCAAGACCCACGCGGCCCCATTGACCGGCGGGCAAGCCGTGCCCGGAGATTTCAGTCCAGGTGGCGCCCTCGTCGCTGGATTTGTAAATCCCGCTGCCGGGACCTTGCGTCGGCGGGTATTGATTCCAGGCCGGGCGGTACGCGGCCCAGAGCGACGCGTAGATGACCTGCGGGTTGTCAGGATCCATCGCCAGGTCGATGCCGCCGACGGTGGGGTTTTTATACAGCACCTTGCGCCAGGTGGCGCCGCCATCGGTCGAGCGATAAATGCCGCGCTCGGGATTGGGCGCGTAGGCCCGGCCAAGGGCCGCGACCAGCACGATGTCGGGATTGTGCGGATCGACGTCGATGGCGCCGATGTGCCGCGTCTCCAGTAGCCCGATATGCCGCCAGGTACGGCCGCCATCCATCGATTTATACACGCCGTTGCCGTAGGAGGTGTCGGAGCGCATGTCGGCTTCGCCCGTGCCGGCATAAATAATGTTGGGGTTCGAAGGCGCGATGGCAATGGCGCCAATGGAGGCGATGTTCTGCTGGTCGAAGATGGAGTGCCAGGTGCGCCCGGCATTGTCGGTGCGCCACACGCCCCCACCCACGCCGCCCATGTAATAGGTGCTGGTGCCGGGTACGCCGGCGACGGCCAGCACCCGGCCCGAACGGAACGGCCCCACCAGCCGCCAGCGCATGGCGGAAAACAGGCTGGGGCTGACCTGCGCCGCCAACGGCAGCGCGAGCAAGAGAACGAGAGCGGGCGTGAACCGGCGCAAGTAACTCATGGTGTGAGCATACCAGATACACGGCGTCTCATGACGGCGCGATCAATCGTGCGTTTGTGGCCTACGGCGCTGGTAGTAGGGCCGGTTTGCCTGCACCTTAGGAGGTGATCCTGGAACCAGAATGAAGCCCGTTCGTTATCTAATTCTGCAGGCGGTTTTGATCGCATGCGGTGTAGCGATGGCGCAGTCGGCGACCGGCGGCCTTGCGGGCACGGTCGCGGATGCCACCGGCGCGCGTGTTCCGGCCGCCCACATTGTGCTGCACGCCTCCGCCGTGGGCCTCGAGCGCCGGCTTCAGGCCAACGCTCGCGGGGAATTCCGCCTGAGTCAGCTTCCCCCGGGCGCCTATGAGCTGAGCGTGAGCGCGCCGGGTTTTGCCACCGCGAGCGCGAACATCACCGTGCAGGTGAGCACGGTCCGCAGTGTGCATGTCACGCTGCGCCCGGCGGCGGCGCATACCACGGTGAACGTGTCGGCTTCGGCGTCGTCGATCACCACGGCATCGATCGATCTGACCAGCGCCGCCCATCAGGGAGTGGTGACGGCACACGATCTCGCCACGCTGCCGATGGCGCAGCGCAGTTTCGCCAACATCGCCTATTTGGTGCCGGGCACCGAGCCGGTCGAACCTTCCGATCCGACCAAGGCGCGGATTACCGCGGTATCAACCGGCGGCAGCTCGGGACTGAACAACAGCCTGACGGTGGACGGCGCCGCTAACAGCGACGACTACATCGGAGGGTTTCTGCAGAACCTTCCGGTGGACGCCCTGCAGGAATTTGCCTTCCAGTCTGCGGGGCAGAACGCCTCGGTCGGCGGCACCACTGCCGGCGCAGTCGAGATCACCACCAAGCGCGGCACCGATGAGTGGCACGGCAGCGCGGCAGTTCTCGAACGTGCGGCGGCGTTGAACGCCCGCTTCCCCATCGACAATCCGGCGCCGAATCCCAAGCAGCCGTTCTCGCGCCAGGACTACAGCGCCTCGCTCGGTGGACCCATTGCGCGCGGCAAGCTTTGGTTCTTCAGCGCGCTGGAATATGTGCCCGAACAGGCCAGCATCGCCTATAGCCCCGCCAACCAGATTCAGTTCCAGGCGCTGGCGCAACTCGCCAACGACGGCCTGATTCCGGGCGTGCGCTCCATCCCCACGCCCTCGTCGGTCAGCGTGCCCTTTCATGACTTCATGGCAGATGAGCGGCTGGACTGGGCGCAGTCGTCCAATTCGCACTGGTTCTTGCGTCTTTCTGCCGACAACTACACCACCGATAATGCTTTTGTGCAGCAGGGCAGCCTGCCCTCAACCGGCACGACCTGGCATGCGAACTATCTCAACGGCGTGGTCAGCAATACCTACACCTTCTCACCCAACTGGGTCGGCAGCCTGGCGATGGCGGCCAGCTACCTGCACATGACACAGTTGCGGAACCAGCATCTGGGCTTCGCGCTGGCGTTTCCGTTCACCTCAACTTCCAGCACCATCTCCGGATTCGAAACCTTTGGCGACAATCAGTTTCTGACGCCGATCACCGCCTTTCCGGTGCTGCGGAATCAGGAAAACTACCAGTTCAGCTACGACATGAGCCACAACCGCGGCGCGCATGCGACCCGCTTCGGCGTGAACTTCGTGCACGAGCCGGTGCTCAGCGGGGCGCTGAGCGGCACCGCCGAAACCCTTACCGTTTTCCCCATGAACCCGGGCGCCTACGTGGCCGATCCGGCGCAGTTTGCCGCCGACCTTAACTGCGCCCCCAATGCCAGTCCAGGCGCGACCTGCACCGCGACCCCTGCGGGCAATGGAAGCTTCTCGCAAAACGTGCAGCGGTTGGGCCTGTACGGCCAGGACGCCTGGAAGCTGACGCCGGATTTAACGCTGGACTACGGCCTGCGGTACGACACCACCTTCGGCCTGTTTCTGGCGTCCGGCCGGACGCAAGCGGATAATCCCGCTTATCTGACGCTGAAGGCACTTCAGATCCCGTTGGTGCCGGGCGTTCCTCACGATGACCATAGCCACTTCGCGCCGCGGCTGGGGTTGATCTACGCGCCAGGGGCGCAGCACCGCCTGGTGATCCGCTCCGGCTTTGGACTTTACTACGATGACCTGGCGCAGAACGGCTGGGTCACAGCCATGCAGGCGGTGAATAGCGCGCCAGCGCCGTGTGTGGCGGCCTCCGATCCGGGGTGTCTGCCGGGAGCCGCCAGCGGCGGCAGCGGTGCGCTGATCGATCCCAACTACAAAACCCCGTATGCGCTCGATGCCACCGGCGGCGCAGCCTATGCCTTAACCCCCAACTGGAACCTGAGCGCCGACTTCACGCACGAAGAAGGCAACCACGGTTATCGCGCCTACAACTACAACGCCGGCTATACCCTGTTTTCGCCCCGGTTTGCCCGGACCATGGCGGCGCAGCAGGCGAACGTGCCCGACATCACCGTGTTCCGCTCCGACAACCGCTCGCGCTACGACGCGCTCATGCTGCACCTGCAAGGGAATCTGTCCCGGCGGCTCCACTTCATCGCCAACTACACCCTGTCGCGCGCGAACACCTGGGGCTGCGTGCTGGGCGAACTCTTCGACTACGTGGATGGCGTCTGCAATCCGCTCAACGCCTTCGGCCCGGGCGACTTTGGCCCCTCGGGCGAGGACGTAACCCACCGCCTGGTCCTGGCCGGCGACACCTTCGCGCCCGGCGGCTTCCAGCTTTCGGCACTGTTGCAAGCGGAGAGCGGCCGGCCCCTGACGCTGACCACGCCGGTGGACGTCAATGGCGCGGGCGACGCGGCCAACGACCGCGCCGTGATCAACGGCGTGCCCACCGCGCTCGATGAGTTCCGCGGCACGCCTTACATCCAGCTCGACCTGCGCCTGAGCCGGCCGTTCACTCTGGGCGAAAGGTGGCACGTCTATCCATCTCTGGATATGTTCAACGTGTTCAACCGCAATAACCCGGGCTCGAATTACATCACCAACATCGCGGCTCTGCCAACGCCGGTAAACAACCTGTTCAACGCGACCGCGCTGTGTCAGAACGCCGCCTGCACCGAGGCGCAACCCATCACTAGCCCGAAGCAGTTGCTGGCGCCGGCTGGCGCGCTGGGAGATTTCTTCGGTCCCGGAACGACGGTCGGGATTCCGTTTGCCGCGCAGCTTGGTTTGCGGATCAGCTTTTAGCGCACCGCTGCCGGTTGCGGCGCCGCAACCGCCGCTACTGCGGTCTCCAGCCGCGGCATGAGCTGCTCCAGATCGGCCATGGAGGCGACGCCGATCGAAATCCGGAACCAGCCTTCCCCTTCGGCGGCGCCGAAGGCGGCAAACGGGACCATGCCGACGTGGGCGGCCTGCAGCAGGTAGCGGCGGATGTCGTCATCGGTCTGCAGCCGTTGACCTTGGGGCGTGCGCAGCCCATGCAGGGCGAAGCGGACGCTGGCGTAAATCGCGCCCTGCGGCTTGAGACTATCGACCGGAAGCCCTTTGGCGCGCAACGCCTGCATGCCCTTGTGAACGACCTCGAGGCGGGCGGCGGCTTCGCGGCGCATGCCGGCAATGTAGGCGTCCACCGCGGCCGCGTCGTTCAGGAATTTGGCGGTCGCGATCTGTTCCGGACGCGGCGCCCAGGCACCGACGTGGCCGTTGATTTTGTTGATCGCCTTGGCGATGGCAGGCGGCGCAATCGCCCAGCCCACACGCAGGCCGGTGGCAGCGAAGCATTTCGAGATGGCGTCAATGGTGACCAGATAGGGAGCGATGGCGGGGCGCAGCAGCACCGGATCGGAATGCACCGTACCCGGCGTTGTGAGCATCCAGTAGACCTGGTCGTAAAGCATGTACAGCGGCCGCTCGCCGGCCGGGCGGCGGGTGTTTTCTTCCAGCACCGCGTCGCAGATGGCAGCGAGCTCTTCGGCGGAAAGCGATGAACCGGCGGGGTTGAGCGGCGAGTTCAGCGCCAGCAGGCGCGCGCCGCGCAAATGCGGCTGGAGGGCCTTGGCGGTGGGCAGAAAGCCGGCTTCTTTGGGACAGGCGACGCGAATTTGCTCCGCCCCCACCATGTCGCAGTAGTATTCGTTGTTCCAGCCCGGTACGCCAAAGACGACGCGGTCGCCGGCTTCGACCAGCGCCGCGTAGGCCGCGTAAATGACCGGACGCGCACCTGCCGCAATCACAACGTTGTCGAGCGTCACCTCGCGGCCGCCGCGTGGCTTGTACAGGCCGCAAATGGCGCGCCGCAGAACTTCCATGCCTATGGGCGGCGGGTAGTTCGCCTCACCCGCCCGCAACGCCTCGACGATGTTGTCTTCGAGGCCGCGCGGAATGCGAAACTGCGCCGGATGGAAATCACCCACCGTAAGGTTCAGAATCGGCTCGCCCTGGGCCATGAGCTCACGGATTTCGGCCGCGATGCCCAGAATGGCGGAGCCTTTTAAACGTTCGGCAAGAGACGTCAGTTGGGAACCCGGTTGGCTGGCCTGCATGTCCCTTAGTATGGCAAAGGATCGGTCACCGCGTGGCGCCAGAAAGCGAAGGTCGTCGGGTCGATGGTGGCGGGATAAAGGCGATAGAGTCCCTGCAGGTGAGCCAACAAATCTTGCGCCTCTGTTTCCAGGCCGGCGAGCCGCAGGCTCCGCAAAATGCGGGTCAAACGTAGGAAATTATGGTCGCCGGCGCAAAGCCAGGGCATCGGCCCGGGAGGGTTAACGCCATAGAAGGCGAGCATGGCGGCGAGCGCCTGGCGCATGCGGTCTTGCAGCTCGGGCGAGCGGCGGAACTCGGCGGCGTCTTCCGGGGTCAGCAAAGGCGCGGAGGGTTGAAAGGCGCTCGGCTCGGGCAGCGGAAACAGCCACTGGATGTAATCGTGGGTGTGCTCGAGACGGGCCGCATCCCAGGCGATAATTTCGCTCAGCCGGCGGCCGCGATGGTCGGGACCACCGCGATAGAAATCCAGAATGCGGGACATGGCGCTTCAGGGTTAGGATAGCCAAATACGCCCTGGGCACCAGCGGGTGTCCGTTGCCGGGAGCGAAACCCAGCCACAGCCCGGCCAGCGCCGGGGCCCCCAAGCCGCACGCCGTCTACCGGCGGCTCGTGAAGGCCCTGATCCCATTCGTTTTGTGAGCGTCGTATACTGCCGTTGTGCATCGCCCCGGTCCGGTCCTCGCAGTCGTCGTACTGCAAATCTTTGGGTCGCTGCTGGTTTCCGGCATTGCGGCCATGATTTTTCTGGGCGCGCTTACGGCCACTGGTGGCGAGTTGGCGGCGCATGGGGAGTCGCGCACCATGCTGTTCGGCGTCGCCGCGTTCGCCGCGGCGGTAGTGGTCTGGGGCGTGGTCACCGGGCTGGGGCTGCTGTGGATGCGCACGTGGGCGCTGATTTCGACGTTGATCTTTTCCTTCCTGCTGCTGGGCACAGGCCTGGGCGTGCTGGCAATGGACCTTTTGCCGCTTGCGCCGGCCGCACCGGCGAGTGCGGCAGCCGCTGTCCACGTGGTGGATACTTTTCTGGGGCTGATGTGTACGGGCCTGGCGATCTGGTGGATTGCCTATTTCGTCCGGCCGCACAGCCAAGCTGCCTTCTTCACCACGCGCCGCGACGGTGCGCCGCCGCGCGTGCCCATCAGCATTGCCGTGATCGCCTGGTTCCTGCTGGGCGGTGGCGTATTGAGCGTTCTCTTCACCCCTCTGCTCGGCGCCCACGCCAGCTTTGCGCTGGGGATGCACCCGCTCCGCGGCCATGCCGCACAGAGTGCACTGATCGCGGCGGGCGCGATCAGCATGATTGTCGGCTTGGGATTGGTCGAGCTGCGAAGCTGGGCGCGCGTGGCCGCTATGGTCTGGGTGGTGCTGTGGCTGATCAACAGCGTGCTTGCCTGGTTGAAGCCCGCCGCGCTCACAGATGTGCTCGGCGCGCGCGCACTTTCGATGCCGCCGCTGGCGCTGATGATCTCGCTCGGCATCGCCGCCTGCCTGGCGCAACTCTATTTCCTTTGGACGCGCCAGGCGGCCTTCGAACAACCTGGGGCGCTAAGCGCTGGCACCGGCGGCGGCGGGCAGGAGAGCACCGAAGCGGCGCTGCCGGCGGGCGAAGACCCGCAGCGCGCGGCGCAGGTGCGCGGGGCGGAAGTCCGGCCAGGCGACACGCAGGAATAGCAGCTCCGCATACGCGGCCTCCCAAAGCACGAAATCCGACAGACGCCGCTCGCCGCCGGTGCGGATAAGCAGATCCACCGGCCCGGCTTCACGCTCCAGGGCGCTGGCGGTCAGCCGCTGCATCAGCTCGACGCTGGGCGGCAATCCCGCCGTCCAGCGGGTAGCGGCAGCGGCCGAGGCGCGCGCGATTTCGCCCCGCGCGGAATAATCAATCGCCAGCCGCAGCCAAAGTTTGGTGCAGGCGCGCGTGACCACTTCCATGCGCTCCAGCGCCGTGACCAGCGACTGCGGCAGCCGGTCGCGGCGGCCGATGGCGGTGCAGCGCACGCCCGCGCGGCGCAGCGGTTCACGCTCGCTTTCGAGGTAAGCCGCAAACAGCTCCATCAGCGCCTGCACCTCGCCGGGCGGACGCTGCCAGTTGTCCGACGAGAAGGCATAGACCGTGAGCGTGCCGATGCCCAGGCCGGGCGCGGCTTCGACAATTGTGCGCAGGGCTTCGGCGCCGGCGGCGTGGCCGCGCGCGCGTGGCCAGCCGCGCGCCTCCGCCCAACGGCCGTTGCCGTCCATGATGATCGCGGTGTGCAATAAACTTTGCATGGCAAAGTCTCCGGGGAAAAAAATTTACCTTGAACCCTCCGTCGCAAGCCGGCCGGCGAAGCGGCGAACCTCGGCGGCATCGGCTACGACCTGCTCGAGTTCGTTCAGATATTGCGCAAAGCGCTCGCGTCCCGCGGCGGTCAGGCGGCAGAGTGTCCGTGGGCGCTGGCGATGGACGCCTTTGGTGATCTGCACCAGGCCAGTCTCCTGCAATACCGCCAGATGGCGGCTGAGATTGCCGTCGCTGAGATCGCAGAGCACTTTGAGATCGTTAAAGGTGAGGCCGCGCGGATGGGCGGCGAGCGAGGTGACGATACCGAGGCGCGCGCGCTCATGCAGCACGCGGTCAAGACCCGCGTAGGCGTAGCGGCCGGCGCCGGTGCGTTCGGCTTCGCTCAAGACGCCTCCTGTTCCGCGGCCACGCGCTGGGGCCGTGCGGCACGCCAGAGAATGGCGGAGGCCAAAGCCTGGCCAACCACGAACGGCGCCGCCATCAGCCAGGGCTGCAGCGCCATGCCGCCCTGCGACAGCAGCAGCACCCAGATGCCAGTCAGTAGATACCAGCCCCCGACCAGCAGCGTAGGACGCGGCAGGAAACGGCAGGAGGCAAATACGCCCAGGCTGAAAACCACTTGCCACAACCCCGGCAGCAGCGCCACATTCTGCGGCAGCGACCGCAGCAGGACGAAGGTCAGCGCCGCGGCGGCGACCGCAGAGGGCAGAAATTGCTCGACCGCGCAGCGGATCATGACGTTGCTGACGCCGGCGTGCAGTCGGCGCGTCCGCGCCACCGCCTCGCAGGCGATCAGGGCGCCGGCCAGCAGCGCCGCCGCGCCCCAGAGCAGAACATAGTGCAGGGGCGCACGCGTGGGATCGGGAATCCAGAGGGGCTGCACCACGCCCGCCGCTGCGGCCACCAAAGCCGTCGCCGCCAGCGCGGCGGGGCCGTAGCCTTGAAATTCCGCCGCACGCGCCATCTGGCCGCGAATGGCGGCGATCTCGTCCAGTGCCTGGTGAAGTGGATCGCCCATACCGTTACTTTACGATGCAAAGCGAAAAGCAGTCAATGGGCATTTCGGCCGCATCGCCTGGCTTGTGTCGGACAGCGCGCCTGGCGTGCTCGCCAAAGCAGGATTCCGGCGAGAGAAGCGGCGGCCAGGCCGAGCAGCCAGGCGCGCGGCTGGCGGCGGGTTGGGGGAATAGGCGCTCGCGAGCTGGTTGCTTCGCCGCGTTTGGCGGATTTGC
The sequence above is drawn from the Acidobacteriota bacterium genome and encodes:
- a CDS encoding aminotransferase class I/II-fold pyridoxal phosphate-dependent enzyme; its protein translation is MQASQPGSQLTSLAERLKGSAILGIAAEIRELMAQGEPILNLTVGDFHPAQFRIPRGLEDNIVEALRAGEANYPPPIGMEVLRRAICGLYKPRGGREVTLDNVVIAAGARPVIYAAYAALVEAGDRVVFGVPGWNNEYYCDMVGAEQIRVACPKEAGFLPTAKALQPHLRGARLLALNSPLNPAGSSLSAEELAAICDAVLEENTRRPAGERPLYMLYDQVYWMLTTPGTVHSDPVLLRPAIAPYLVTIDAISKCFAATGLRVGWAIAPPAIAKAINKINGHVGAWAPRPEQIATAKFLNDAAAVDAYIAGMRREAAARLEVVHKGMQALRAKGLPVDSLKPQGAIYASVRFALHGLRTPQGQRLQTDDDIRRYLLQAAHVGMVPFAAFGAAEGEGWFRISIGVASMADLEQLMPRLETAVAAVAAPQPAAVR
- the uppS gene encoding di-trans,poly-cis-decaprenylcistransferase codes for the protein MQSLLHTAIIMDGNGRWAEARGWPRARGHAAGAEALRTIVEAAPGLGIGTLTVYAFSSDNWQRPPGEVQALMELFAAYLESEREPLRRAGVRCTAIGRRDRLPQSLVTALERMEVVTRACTKLWLRLAIDYSARGEIARASAAAATRWTAGLPPSVELMQRLTASALEREAGPVDLLIRTGGERRLSDFVLWEAAYAELLFLRVAWPDFRPAHLRRALRVFARRQRRFGALLPAAAGASA
- a CDS encoding ArsR family transcriptional regulator, which produces MSEAERTGAGRYAYAGLDRVLHERARLGIVTSLAAHPRGLTFNDLKVLCDLSDGNLSRHLAVLQETGLVQITKGVHRQRPRTLCRLTAAGRERFAQYLNELEQVVADAAEVRRFAGRLATEGSR